In one Musa acuminata AAA Group cultivar baxijiao chromosome BXJ2-5, Cavendish_Baxijiao_AAA, whole genome shotgun sequence genomic region, the following are encoded:
- the LOC135611850 gene encoding DIS3-like exonuclease 2, protein MNFALHWPEQAVKEAIEKGRAFKATFRVNAYDRKEAFCTVDGLPVDVLINGADAQNRAIEGDVVAVMLDPVVYWTKLRGSNDALISKATTDSTENRDSEKGEAARALERIRATLSCNPSKRPTGRVLSIIRSSPRREAVIGLLASNPWFPEGEEYGRELDYIQLIPTNSKLPMMVITVESLPGCAKERLINGDVSIERELVAARIEEWKEGSVCPKAQVIRMLGRAEEIGPQISAVLFEHAIRAADFSPESLSCLPEAPWKIPTEEYETRKDLRNTCTFTIDPASATDLDDAISIEKVSEKVFRIGVHIADVSRFVLPDTALDREARIRSTSVYIPQHKLPMLPPELSEEACSLVPGEDRLAFSITWDIDDTGNITGRWIGRSVIHSCCKLSYDDAQDIIDGGFEVDVSGKTVPKLHGQFELKDVVDSLRSLHGITKKMREIRLRNGAFWIETPKLVFLLDESGNPYDSLLGVRKESSYLVEELMLLANRSVSEVISKAFPDCALLRRHAEPMSMKLKEFQEFCRKRGLELDASSSGKLQFALPRMRQKLKNDPVLLQILLARAARTMQLAVYFCTGDLRGREDEWAHYGLSIPLYTHFTSPLRRYPDIIVHRTLAAVVEAEEAYAEKRLSCAASDSGDGIGNGCFTGLYFDREAAESEEGRETLLSAAVRYGVPASEVVSEVAAYCNERKRASKHAEESTENVYLWALLKNKKVMFSEARVLTVGPYFMTVYIYKFAIERRIYFGEVEGLVVKWIATTGILVLSTNTEPSQKSHLPRSCREIEDIGLTISQCRIVTPEDKNKCITIAPSSYNTESDVTVTPPLRIPSVIGVLSIVPVAIHAIIEHNGRVNFEAKLYIQ, encoded by the exons ATGAACTTTGCTCTTCATTGGCCAGAGCAGGCAGTCAAAGAGGCGATCGAG AAAGGTCGTGCCTTTAAAGCAACATTTCGCGTGAACGCATATGACCGGAAAGAG GCCTTCTGTACCGTCGACGGTCTCCCGGTGGACGTTCTCATTAATGGAGCTGATGCACAAAACAGAGCG ATAGAAGGTGATGTGGTTGCTGTAATGTTGGATCCTGTTGTGTACTGGACCAAGTTGAGGGGATCGAATGATGCTCTGATCTCCAAGGCAACAACCGACTCAACTGAGAACAGGGACTCCGAGAAGGGAGAAGCTGCAAGAGCTTTGGAGAGAATACGTGCTACGTTGAGTTGCAATCCATCGAAGCGACCAACTGGGAGAGTCTTGTCTATCATCAGAAGCTCTCCTCGTCGTGAAGCAGTGATTGGTCTTCTTGCTTCGAATCCATGGTTTCCTGAAGGAGAAGAATATGGAAGAGAGTTGGATTACATACAACTGATACCTACAAATTCCAAATTGCCAATGATGGTAATCACTGTGGAAAGTCTTCCAGGTTGTGCAAAGGAAAGGCTCATCAATGGCGACGTATCAATCGAAAGGGAATTGGTAGCTGCTCGAATAGAGGAGTGGAAGGAAGGAAGTGTCTGCCCCAAAGCACAGGTTATCCGCATGTTGGGGCGAGCGGAGGAAATTGGGCCACAGATAAGTGCTGTATTGTTTGAGCATGCAATCAGAGCTGCAGACTTCTCTCCGGAGTCTTTGTCTTGTCTTCCAGAAGCACCGTGGAAGATCCCTACGGAGGAATATGAGACCAGAAAGGACCTTAGAAACACTTGCACCTTCACAATCGATCCTGCATCTGCTACCGACCTCGATGATGCAATATCTATCGAAAAGGTATCCGAAAAAGTATTCCGAATCGGTGTCCACATCGCTGATGTTTCAAGGTTTGTTCTTCCAGACACAGCATTAGATAGAGAAGCCCGAATTCGATCCACCAGTGTGTACATACCGCAGCACAAGCTGCCAATGTTGCCTCCAGAGCTTTCCGAGGAAGCGTGTTCGCTTGTACCAGGTGAGGATAGGCTTGCCTTCTCCATCACTTGGGACATTGATGACACCGGAAACATCACCGGGCGGTGGATCGGCCGATCTGTGATCCATTCATGCTGCAAGCTATCGTACGATGATGCGCAGGACATCATCGATGGAGGATTTGAGGTTGATGTTTCAGGGAAAACGGTACCTAAATTGCATGGGCAGTTTGAGTTAAAGGATGTTGTTGATTCTCTTAGAAGCCTGCATGGGATCACCAAGAAGATGAGGGAGATCAGATTAAGAAATGGAGCATTTTGGATTGAGACCCCTAAGCTTGTCTTCTTGTTGGATGAGAGTGGGAATCCATATGACAGCTTACTTGGTGTGAGGAAGGAGTCAAGTTATCTTGTTGAGGAGTTGATGCTGTTGGCAAATAGATCAGTTTCAGAGGTCATATCCAAGGCTTTTCCAGACTGTGCTCTACTTCGCAGGCATGCTGAGCCAATGTCGATGAAGCTCAAAGAGTTCCAAGAATTTTGTAGGAAACGTGGACTCGAGTTGGATGCTTCGTCATCCGGCAAACTTCAGTTCGCACTACCCAGGATGAGACAGAAACTGAAGAATGATCCTGTGTTGCTTCAAATTCTTTTGGCACGTGCTGCAAGGACAATGCAATTAGCAGTCTATTTTTGCACAGGAGATTTGAGAGGCAGAGAAGATGAGTGGGCTCATTATGGACTGTCAATCCCACTTTACACACATTTCACTTCTCCATTGAGAAGATATCCTGACATTATTGTACATAGAACATTGGCTGCAGTGGTTGAAGCCGAAGAGGCTTATGCGGAGAAAAGGCTGAGTTGTGCTGCATCTGATTCAGGTGATGGGATTGGCAATGGATGTTTTACTGGTCTTTATTTTGATAGGGAGGCTGCAGAATCTGAGGAAGGTAGAGAAACATTGTTGTCTGCAGCTGTGAGATATGGAGTTCCTGCATCTGAAGTGGTGTCTGAAGTTGCTGCATATTGTAATGAAAGAAAAAGAGCTAGCAAGCATGCTGAGGAATCTACAGAAAATGTTTATCTCTGGGCTTTGTTGAAGAACAAGAAG GTGATGTTTTCCGAAGCCAGGGTTCTAACAGTAGGGCCATATTTCATGACAGTCTACATATACAAATTTGCT ATTGAGAGGAGGATATATTTTGGTGAAGTTGAAGGATTGGTTGTTAAATGGATTGCAACTACTGGTATATTGGTTCTTAGTACAAATACTGAACCCTCGCAAAAAAGTCATCTTCCTAGGAGTTGTCGTGAGATTGAAGATATAGGGTTGACGATAAGCCAATGTCGAATAGTTACCCCCGAAGATAAAAATAAATGCATCACTATTGCTCCAAGTTCTTATAATACAGAAAGCGATGTAACTGTGACTCCTCCTCTACGCATTCCTTCGGTGATCGGAGTTTTATCCATCGTTCCTGTGGCTATTCATGCTATTATTGAACACAATGGTCGTGTAAATTTCGAAGCAAAACTATATATACAGTGA